Proteins encoded in a region of the Candidatus Goldiibacteriota bacterium genome:
- a CDS encoding restriction endonuclease subunit S: MKWQTKELPEVVFFQEGPGVRKWQFKETGIKLINGGNINEGLIDLSSTKIYISEEEAYGKYKHFMIDEGDLVIASSGVLVDNFHNKIAFIEKKHLPLCMNTSTIRFKTLDKKTLNMNYFRFFLKTNIFKSQIRKLITGSAQLNFGPSHLKKIKIPLPPIAEQIRIADVLSRAESLIAKRKETIKMLDEYLKSVFLDMFGDPQSNEIKFNLKRISDVCKEIVDCVNKTAPNEEEKTPYIMVRTSNIRNGTISLENIKYVNEKTYKIWTRRSVPLKNDILFTREAPLGEVGIIDFNDNIFLGQRIMCYRFDTNKANPIFMLYFMQTRYFKNQIAKLGKGSTVKHLSVPDCYKIKVFVPEIEMQNNFCNIVNKVEILKSFCNKYLLESIILQNTLNNLIFNIC, translated from the coding sequence ATGAAGTGGCAAACTAAAGAATTACCTGAAGTTGTTTTTTTTCAGGAAGGTCCTGGAGTAAGAAAATGGCAGTTTAAAGAAACTGGTATAAAATTAATTAATGGGGGAAACATTAATGAAGGCTTAATTGATTTATCATCTACCAAAATATATATTTCCGAAGAAGAGGCATACGGCAAATATAAGCATTTTATGATTGATGAAGGCGATTTAGTAATTGCAAGTTCGGGCGTACTTGTTGATAATTTTCACAATAAAATAGCATTTATTGAAAAAAAGCATTTACCGCTATGTATGAATACAAGCACAATAAGATTCAAAACCCTTGATAAAAAAACATTAAATATGAATTATTTCAGATTTTTCTTAAAAACCAATATCTTTAAATCGCAAATTAGAAAGTTAATTACAGGTTCTGCTCAGTTGAATTTTGGTCCGAGTCATTTAAAAAAAATTAAAATTCCATTACCGCCAATTGCAGAACAAATCCGTATCGCTGATGTCCTTTCCCGCGCAGAATCGCTGATAGCAAAACGCAAAGAGACAATTAAAATGCTTGATGAGTATTTAAAGAGCGTATTTTTGGACATGTTCGGCGATCCGCAAAGTAATGAAATAAAATTCAACTTAAAAAGAATTTCAGACGTTTGTAAGGAAATTGTTGATTGTGTTAATAAAACAGCCCCAAATGAAGAAGAAAAAACACCATATATAATGGTAAGAACTTCAAATATAAGGAATGGAACAATTTCACTTGAAAACATTAAATATGTAAATGAAAAGACATATAAAATTTGGACAAGGCGCTCGGTGCCATTAAAAAATGATATTTTATTTACAAGAGAAGCTCCTTTGGGCGAAGTTGGCATTATTGACTTCAATGATAATATATTCTTGGGACAAAGAATTATGTGCTATAGATTTGATACCAATAAAGCAAATCCTATTTTCATGCTATATTTTATGCAGACAAGATATTTTAAAAACCAAATTGCAAAACTCGGGAAAGGATCAACGGTAAAGCATTTATCAGTGCCTGATTGTTATAAAATAAAGGTATTTGTTCCGGAAATAGAAATGCAAAATAATTTTTGTAATATTGTAAACAAGGTAGAAATATTAAAGTCGTTTTGCAATAAATATTTATTAGAAAGCATAATCTTGCAGAATACTTTAAACAACCTGATTTTTAATATTTGTTAA
- a CDS encoding GIY-YIG nuclease family protein, translated as MRQKFSVNFDGYWPEAGKDSIPDKSGVYCIYSAGLENGKLQSLKKLIYIGESGDGEGRLKNHEKWPDWKSYLNEEQKIYISFAQVPSADRERIEAALIYKHKPPENIEHVDNFNFDDTDIELTGTVTLLTSSFSVKRTT; from the coding sequence ATGAGACAAAAATTTAGCGTTAATTTTGACGGATATTGGCCTGAGGCGGGTAAAGACAGTATCCCGGATAAATCAGGTGTGTATTGTATTTATTCCGCTGGTTTGGAAAATGGGAAATTACAATCCTTAAAAAAGCTGATTTACATAGGGGAGTCCGGGGATGGTGAAGGACGATTAAAAAATCATGAAAAATGGCCTGATTGGAAAAGCTATTTGAACGAAGAACAAAAAATTTATATCTCATTTGCTCAAGTTCCTTCGGCGGATAGAGAGAGAATAGAAGCCGCGTTAATATACAAACACAAACCACCAGAAAATATAGAACACGTTGATAATTTTAATTTTGATGATACGGATATTGAGTTAACAGGTACGGTAACTCTTTTGACATCATCTTTTTCTGTGAAAAGGACCACTTAG
- a CDS encoding zinc ribbon domain-containing protein: MICQACKEEIKDGAVKCKYCGSSLNEKGQILNIEKQLQLFKIVKNETEYRQNALTRKDDKASKYMVLLTIVFALESFFAKWAIDTHLINSITYTVLLVFISLSVLAFAVTLFSFLNILKGVPIKMIKFDDKEMQIANESNFFDYLARLNDWMKTEFVQTKEQSVLKDKRLKLVHFMMNITLSLAIIVIIMSLIVFVRNNSPKGGDFKMADNNAPISAPVQNVVQTAPTTPVQAVEATPTVIAQPVNSDVHMFSENNEGKENR, from the coding sequence ATGATCTGTCAAGCCTGCAAAGAAGAAATTAAAGATGGAGCGGTCAAGTGCAAATATTGTGGCTCGTCGTTAAATGAAAAGGGTCAAATCTTAAATATAGAAAAACAATTGCAACTATTTAAAATTGTTAAAAATGAAACTGAATATAGACAAAACGCCTTAACGAGAAAAGATGATAAGGCCAGTAAGTATATGGTTTTATTGACGATAGTATTCGCTTTGGAATCATTTTTTGCAAAATGGGCGATTGATACTCATCTGATAAATAGCATTACATATACTGTTTTGTTGGTTTTTATTTCTCTTAGTGTGCTGGCGTTTGCGGTAACACTTTTTTCTTTTTTGAATATTTTAAAAGGTGTTCCAATTAAAATGATAAAGTTCGATGATAAAGAAATGCAAATAGCCAACGAAAGTAATTTTTTTGATTACTTGGCAAGACTAAATGATTGGATGAAAACGGAATTCGTTCAAACGAAAGAACAGTCGGTTTTAAAAGATAAAAGGTTAAAACTTGTGCACTTTATGATGAATATTACACTAAGCTTGGCGATAATAGTTATTATAATGTCTTTAATTGTATTTGTTCGAAATAATTCACCAAAAGGAGGTGACTTTAAAATGGCAGATAATAATGCACCGATATCCGCGCCAGTTCAGAATGTTGTTCAAACGGCTCCGACAACTCCTGTGCAAGCGGTAGAAGCAACTCCTACAGTAATAGCACAACCGGTAAACAGTGATGTACATATGTTTAGCGAAAACAATGAAGGAAAAGAGAACAGGTAG